In the genome of Deltaproteobacteria bacterium, the window CCCGAATCAGGTTTCGAACGGCCGGAACGCAAATGAGAATCTCCAGGGCCGCCACCCGACCTGGCCTGTCGATGCGCTTGAAGAGGTTCTGGGCCACCACGGCCCGAAGCGAATCGGCAAGACCGGACCGGACCTGCCCTTGCATCTGGCCGGGAAAAATCTCGATGATTCGGTCGATGGTTTTGGAAGCCGAAATGGTGTGAAGGGTTCCGAAAACCAAATGGCCGGTCTCGGCAGCCTCCAAAGCCAATTGAATGGTTTCAAGATCGCGCATTTCGCCCACCAGGATGATGTCCGGGTCTTCGCGCAGAGCCCCTCTCAGGGCAGCGTGGAAACTTTTGGTGTCACGGCCGACCTCGCGCTGGTTGATCAGACAATTGACGGACTCATGGACGAACTCAATGGGATCCTCGATGGTCAGGACGTGCTCTTTGCGGTTCCTGTTGATGAAATCAATCATCGCCGCCAAAGTGGTCGATTTACCGCTGCCTGTAGGCCCGGTGACTAGGACCAGTCCCTTGGGGAGCTGACAGATATTTTTCAGAATCGGGGGAAGGCCGAGGTCTTCGATGGTCAGGATCTTCTGGGGAATCTCGCGGAAAACAGCGGCCACACCTCGCTGCTGATTGAAAAAGTTGGCCCTGTATCTGGCCATTTTGGGCACTTCGTAGGAAAAGTCGACGTCCCCGGTTTCCTCGAAGGACTTAATCTTGTCCTCGGG includes:
- a CDS encoding type IV pilus twitching motility protein PilT, whose protein sequence is MAQIDAFFKMVHDLGASDLHLSTGSQPIIRLHGEMQRIKYKVLEHEELKKLLYEITPEDKIKSFEETGDVDFSYEVPKMARYRANFFNQQRGVAAVFREIPQKILTIEDLGLPPILKNICQLPKGLVLVTGPTGSGKSTTLAAMIDFINRNRKEHVLTIEDPIEFVHESVNCLINQREVGRDTKSFHAALRGALREDPDIILVGEMRDLETIQLALEAAETGHLVFGTLHTISASKTIDRIIEIFPGQMQGQVRSGLADSLRAVVAQNLFKRIDRPGRVAALEILICVPAVRNLIRENKIFQINNVIETGRKYGMQALDDAIMKYLEANIIDAEQAYNKASSKSKFRDFLTSPPEDFTEV